From Segatella copri, the proteins below share one genomic window:
- a CDS encoding glycogen/starch synthase, with the protein MEKKRLFPDYIFESSWEVCNKVGGIYTVLSTRAKTLTERLKDQLIFIGPDCWGDKVNPYFSQDDTLYAAWKTEALKEGLKVKVGRWNIPGEPVAVLVDFNPYYAVKDQIYGQLWQDYQVDSLHAYGDYDEASMFSYAAALVVESFYKHVVGKGKKVIYHGNEWMTGLGVLYVNKHLPEVATVFTTHATSIGRSIAGNNKPLYDYLFAYNGDQMAQELNMQSKHSIEKQTAMYVDCFTTVSDITANECKELLDKPVDFVLPNGFDNSFVPKASTFTKKRKEARKRLLDVANALMGTDLDDDTLIVSTSGRYEFRNKGIDVYIEAMNRLLRDNNLKKNVLAFIDVPGWVGDPRQDLLDRLNSGKKFDTPLEVPEITHWLHNMSHDNVLGMLKYFNMHNNKEDKVKLIFLPCYLTGDDGIINKSYYDVVLGNDLCIYPSYYEPWGYTPLEAVAFKVPCITTDLAGFGLWANSEKGSYSEIEDGVKVIKRTDYNYSEVADAIKDTVAKYSGFTKTQVNKCRKNAEILSEKALWKHFIEYYYDAYDFALRKAEVRMKK; encoded by the coding sequence ATGGAAAAGAAAAGATTATTTCCAGATTACATATTTGAGTCTAGTTGGGAAGTGTGTAATAAAGTTGGTGGTATCTACACCGTTCTTTCAACACGAGCTAAGACTCTTACGGAAAGGTTAAAGGATCAACTAATCTTCATTGGTCCTGATTGCTGGGGAGACAAGGTGAATCCTTATTTCTCTCAAGATGATACGCTTTATGCGGCGTGGAAAACAGAAGCTCTGAAAGAGGGCTTAAAGGTTAAAGTAGGTAGATGGAATATACCGGGAGAGCCAGTAGCTGTTTTAGTAGATTTCAATCCTTACTATGCTGTTAAAGACCAGATCTATGGACAACTATGGCAGGACTATCAGGTTGATAGTCTTCATGCTTATGGTGACTATGACGAAGCATCGATGTTCTCTTATGCTGCCGCTCTGGTAGTAGAGAGTTTCTACAAACATGTCGTTGGAAAAGGCAAGAAAGTTATCTATCATGGAAATGAATGGATGACAGGGCTTGGTGTGCTCTATGTGAACAAGCATCTTCCTGAGGTGGCTACTGTGTTCACCACGCATGCTACAAGTATCGGTCGTAGTATTGCCGGTAATAATAAGCCTCTTTACGATTATCTTTTTGCCTATAATGGTGATCAGATGGCGCAGGAACTCAATATGCAAAGCAAGCATTCTATAGAAAAGCAGACTGCTATGTATGTTGATTGTTTCACAACAGTGAGTGATATTACTGCCAACGAGTGCAAGGAATTGCTCGATAAACCGGTAGATTTCGTTTTGCCTAACGGATTTGACAATAGTTTTGTACCTAAAGCAAGTACCTTTACAAAGAAACGTAAGGAGGCAAGAAAGCGTTTGCTCGATGTTGCCAATGCTTTGATGGGTACAGATTTGGATGATGATACGCTCATCGTTTCTACCAGCGGACGCTACGAGTTCCGCAACAAGGGTATCGATGTCTATATTGAGGCAATGAACCGCTTGCTTCGTGACAACAATTTGAAGAAGAATGTATTGGCATTCATTGACGTACCTGGTTGGGTAGGAGATCCACGTCAGGATCTGTTGGATCGTCTGAATAGCGGTAAGAAGTTTGACACGCCATTGGAGGTTCCGGAGATTACCCATTGGTTGCATAATATGAGTCATGATAATGTATTGGGTATGCTGAAGTACTTCAACATGCATAATAATAAGGAAGACAAGGTGAAACTGATATTCTTACCTTGTTACTTGACAGGCGATGATGGCATTATCAACAAGAGCTACTATGATGTAGTGTTGGGTAATGACCTCTGTATCTATCCTTCTTATTATGAGCCATGGGGATATACTCCATTGGAGGCTGTTGCGTTCAAGGTGCCTTGTATCACCACCGATTTGGCTGGTTTCGGTCTTTGGGCTAACTCAGAGAAGGGAAGTTACAGTGAGATAGAGGATGGTGTGAAGGTTATCAAGCGTACCGACTATAATTATTCTGAGGTAGCTGATGCTATCAAGGATACCGTAGCTAAGTACTCGGGATTCACCAAGACACAGGTGAACAAGTGTCGTAAAAATGCTGAGATTCTTTCAGAAAAAGCATTGTGGAAACACTTTATCGAGTATTACTATGATGCTTATGACTTTGCCCTGCGCAAGGCTGAAGTTCGTATGAAGAAATAA
- the nspC gene encoding carboxynorspermidine decarboxylase has translation MQVNLANFNEIHRPIYVLEEERLRHNLSLIKSVAERADMEIILAFKAYALWKTFPIFREYISSTTASSLSEAKLAYHEFGSKAHTFSPAYTDYEIDEIAQCSSHLTFNSLTQYERYHERARRANSDIRLGLRVNPEYSEVGTLLYNPCAPGTRFGVSADKLPQTLPSDIEGFHCHCHCESGADVFERTLAHIEEKFSPWFPQLKWINFGGGHLMTRKDYDVEHLINIIKGFHQRYPHLKIIMEPGSAFGWQTGPLVTQVVDVVEDKGIRTAIINASFTCHMPDCLEMPYMPAVRNAETLEVDDPTKAPEGAHIYRIGGNSCLSGDFMGFWKFDHELQIGENVIFEDMLHYTTVKTNTFNGITHPSIGIVHLDGKLETLRDFSYEDYRSRMD, from the coding sequence ATGCAAGTAAATTTAGCAAATTTTAATGAGATTCATCGACCAATTTACGTTTTAGAGGAAGAACGTTTGCGACACAATCTGTCGCTCATCAAGAGTGTGGCTGAGCGTGCCGATATGGAAATTATTCTAGCTTTTAAGGCTTATGCTCTTTGGAAGACATTTCCGATTTTCAGAGAGTATATTTCTTCGACCACGGCCAGCTCTCTTAGCGAGGCAAAACTGGCGTATCATGAATTTGGCAGTAAAGCGCATACTTTTTCGCCGGCTTATACCGATTATGAGATTGATGAGATAGCACAATGCTCAAGTCATCTTACTTTCAACTCGCTTACGCAATATGAGCGATATCATGAACGGGCTCGTAGGGCAAATTCTGACATCAGACTGGGATTGAGAGTAAATCCGGAATATTCTGAAGTCGGAACATTGCTGTATAATCCGTGTGCACCTGGAACCCGATTCGGTGTATCGGCAGATAAATTGCCTCAAACTTTGCCTTCAGATATAGAAGGATTCCATTGTCATTGTCACTGCGAGAGTGGGGCGGATGTCTTTGAACGTACGTTAGCTCATATCGAAGAGAAATTCTCTCCTTGGTTTCCGCAGCTGAAATGGATCAATTTCGGTGGAGGTCATCTGATGACCAGGAAGGATTATGATGTGGAACACCTTATTAATATAATAAAGGGATTTCATCAGCGTTATCCTCATCTTAAAATTATCATGGAACCTGGTAGTGCCTTTGGGTGGCAGACCGGGCCGCTTGTAACTCAAGTAGTAGATGTGGTTGAGGATAAAGGTATCAGGACAGCTATCATAAATGCCAGTTTTACCTGTCATATGCCCGACTGTCTGGAGATGCCGTATATGCCAGCTGTCAGAAATGCAGAAACCCTGGAGGTTGATGATCCGACGAAGGCTCCTGAGGGTGCACATATATATAGAATAGGTGGCAACAGTTGTCTGAGTGGAGATTTTATGGGCTTCTGGAAATTTGACCATGAATTGCAAATAGGCGAGAATGTTATTTTCGAAGATATGCTGCATTACACTACGGTAAAGACAAATACCTTTAATGGAATCACTCATCCATCAATAGGAATCGTACATTTAGATGGAAAATTGGAAACTCTAAGAGATTTCAGCTACGAAGATTATCGCAGTAGGATGGATTAG
- the glgP gene encoding alpha-glucan family phosphorylase, producing the protein MKIKADYANAPQWKETTIKSSLPKELKCLDEIAHNMWWAWNYEGRDLFKSLDPDLYEKCNANPVLLLERLSYDRKEAIVKDKETMAKVKNVYKMFREYMDVKPNAKRPSVAYFCMEYGINQVVKIYSGGLGMLAGDYLKEASDSNVDMCAVGFLYRYGYFKQSLSMDGQQIANYDAQNFNSLPIERVYDENGNPLVVDVPYTNYQVHAYVWQMNVGRIKLYLLDTDNDMNSEFDRPITHSLYGGDWENRLKQEILLGIGGMLALKKMGIKKNIYHCNEGHAALCNLQRLCDYIEEDGLNFNQALELVRASSLYTVHTPVPAGHDYFDEALFGKYMGGYPQRLGISWDEFIGMGRENPDDHNERFCLSTFACNTCQEVNGVSKLHGWVSQQMFSNIWKGYFPEENHVGYVTNGVHFPTWTATEWRKLYDKYFDKNFMNDQSNEEIWHAIYNVSDAEIWNTRMTLKKKLVAYIREKFTQTWLKNQGDPARVVSLLERINPNALMIGFCRRFATYKRAHLLFTDLERLSKIVNDPEHPVLFFFSGKAHPADGAGQGLIKKIFEISQRPEFLGKIIFLEDYDMTLARRLVSGVDIWMNTPTRPLEASGTSGEKAEMNGVVNLSVLDGWWVEGYREGAGWALPEKRTYQNQGYQDQLDAATIYNLLENDIIPMYYNKNKEGFSKEWIQVVKNSIATIAPHYTMKRQLDDYYDKFYNKEAARFKKLSANDNALAKEIALWKESVAERWDGIHVVSKDDCMLMAAETGQKIKVQYVIDEQGLNDAVGLELVVLKDQPEDGKQIYAVYPFKMVGHEGNNFTFEAEIEPINAGSFKTGVRMYPKNDKLPHRQDFCYVKWLN; encoded by the coding sequence ATGAAAATTAAGGCAGACTATGCTAATGCTCCTCAATGGAAGGAGACAACCATTAAATCAAGCCTTCCTAAGGAGTTGAAGTGCTTGGATGAGATCGCTCACAATATGTGGTGGGCATGGAATTATGAAGGTCGTGACTTGTTCAAGAGTCTTGATCCAGACTTGTACGAGAAGTGTAATGCTAACCCTGTATTGCTCTTGGAGCGCTTGAGCTACGACCGCAAGGAGGCTATTGTTAAGGACAAGGAGACAATGGCTAAGGTTAAAAACGTCTATAAGATGTTCCGCGAGTACATGGATGTGAAGCCTAATGCTAAGCGCCCTTCAGTTGCTTACTTCTGCATGGAGTATGGTATTAACCAGGTGGTTAAGATTTACTCTGGTGGTCTTGGTATGCTTGCTGGTGACTACTTGAAGGAGGCTTCTGACAGCAACGTGGATATGTGTGCTGTTGGTTTCCTCTACAGATATGGTTATTTCAAGCAGTCTTTGAGTATGGATGGTCAGCAGATTGCTAACTATGATGCTCAGAACTTCAACTCTCTCCCTATCGAGCGAGTATATGATGAGAATGGTAACCCATTGGTAGTTGATGTGCCTTACACAAACTATCAGGTACATGCATACGTATGGCAGATGAATGTAGGTCGTATCAAGTTGTATCTCCTGGATACAGATAATGATATGAACTCAGAGTTCGACCGTCCTATCACTCACTCTCTCTACGGTGGTGACTGGGAGAACCGTTTGAAGCAGGAGATTCTGCTCGGTATCGGTGGTATGCTCGCATTGAAGAAGATGGGTATCAAGAAGAATATTTATCACTGCAACGAGGGTCATGCAGCTCTTTGCAACTTGCAGCGTCTCTGCGACTATATCGAGGAGGATGGCTTGAACTTCAACCAGGCTCTCGAGTTGGTTCGCGCTTCTTCTCTCTATACTGTTCACACTCCTGTGCCAGCTGGTCATGACTACTTCGACGAGGCTCTCTTCGGCAAGTACATGGGTGGCTATCCACAGCGCCTTGGCATCTCTTGGGATGAGTTCATCGGTATGGGTCGTGAAAATCCAGACGATCACAACGAGCGTTTCTGTCTCTCTACATTCGCATGCAACACTTGCCAGGAGGTTAACGGTGTAAGTAAGCTTCACGGTTGGGTAAGCCAGCAAATGTTCTCTAACATCTGGAAGGGCTACTTCCCAGAGGAAAACCACGTAGGTTATGTAACCAATGGTGTTCACTTCCCAACTTGGACTGCAACAGAGTGGCGTAAGCTTTATGATAAATATTTCGACAAGAACTTCATGAACGACCAGAGCAACGAGGAAATCTGGCATGCCATCTACAATGTTTCAGATGCTGAAATCTGGAATACCCGTATGACATTGAAGAAGAAGCTCGTAGCTTATATCCGTGAGAAGTTCACCCAGACATGGTTGAAGAACCAGGGTGATCCTGCTCGTGTAGTATCTTTGCTCGAGCGTATCAACCCTAACGCTTTGATGATTGGTTTCTGCCGTCGTTTCGCTACATACAAGCGTGCTCACCTGCTCTTCACCGACTTGGAACGCTTGTCTAAGATCGTTAACGATCCTGAGCACCCAGTATTGTTCTTCTTCTCAGGTAAGGCTCACCCAGCTGATGGTGCAGGTCAGGGCTTGATCAAGAAGATTTTCGAGATCAGTCAGCGTCCTGAGTTCCTCGGCAAGATTATCTTCCTCGAGGACTACGATATGACTTTGGCTCGCCGTCTGGTTTCAGGTGTTGATATCTGGATGAATACTCCTACACGTCCATTGGAGGCTTCTGGTACATCTGGCGAGAAGGCTGAGATGAATGGTGTTGTCAACCTCTCTGTACTTGATGGTTGGTGGGTAGAAGGTTACCGCGAGGGTGCTGGTTGGGCTCTTCCTGAGAAGCGTACATACCAGAACCAGGGTTACCAGGATCAGCTTGATGCTGCTACTATCTACAACCTCTTGGAGAACGACATCATCCCTATGTATTACAACAAGAATAAGGAAGGCTTCAGCAAGGAGTGGATCCAGGTAGTAAAGAACTCTATTGCTACTATCGCTCCTCACTATACAATGAAGCGCCAGTTGGATGACTACTATGATAAGTTCTACAATAAGGAGGCTGCCCGCTTCAAGAAGTTGAGCGCTAACGACAATGCACTTGCTAAGGAGATTGCACTCTGGAAGGAGAGCGTTGCAGAGCGTTGGGATGGTATCCACGTTGTATCTAAGGACGACTGCATGCTGATGGCTGCTGAGACTGGTCAGAAGATTAAGGTTCAGTATGTTATCGATGAGCAGGGCTTGAACGATGCAGTAGGCTTGGAGCTTGTTGTATTGAAAGATCAGCCAGAGGATGGCAAGCAGATTTATGCTGTTTATCCATTCAAGATGGTTGGTCACGAGGGTAACAACTTTACATTCGAGGCTGAGATTGAGCCAATCAATGCTGGTTCATTCAAGACAGGCGTACGTATGTATCCTAAGAATGATAAGTTGCCACACCGTCAGGACTTCTGCTACGTGAAGTGGTTGAACTAA
- a CDS encoding thiamine phosphate synthase: protein MKLAIMTKSTFFVEEDKILSSLFDEGMDNLHLFKPGSSPMYAERLLTLLPEDYLRKITVHDHYYLKQEYDLAGIHIDDPLAPVPDGYKGKFSRTCTDLSMLKEMKKKSNYVFLKNIFDCIEFKDEKSSFNLQQLENAAKAGLIDKKVYALGGMSLENLKIAKELGFGGVVICGDLWNRFDIHNERDFKELILHFEKLRKAIS from the coding sequence ATGAAATTAGCGATAATGACCAAGTCCACATTCTTTGTGGAAGAAGATAAAATACTATCCTCGCTGTTCGACGAGGGCATGGACAACCTGCATCTTTTCAAGCCAGGTTCGTCACCAATGTATGCTGAGCGACTGCTCACGTTACTGCCTGAAGACTATCTTCGCAAGATTACTGTTCATGATCATTATTACCTCAAACAGGAGTATGATTTAGCAGGAATCCATATAGACGATCCGCTAGCACCGGTACCGGATGGATACAAAGGCAAGTTCAGTCGCACCTGCACAGATCTCTCGATGCTGAAAGAGATGAAGAAGAAATCAAACTATGTGTTTCTGAAAAACATCTTCGACTGTATTGAGTTTAAAGATGAAAAGTCTTCCTTCAATCTGCAGCAGCTTGAGAATGCAGCCAAGGCAGGACTCATAGACAAGAAGGTATACGCCTTGGGAGGCATGAGTCTGGAAAATCTCAAGATTGCCAAGGAACTCGGATTTGGAGGAGTAGTAATCTGTGGAGATCTCTGGAACCGATTCGACATTCACAACGAGCGCGATTTCAAAGAGCTGATTCTTCACTTCGAGAAATTGAGAAAGGCTATCAGCTAA
- a CDS encoding ribose-phosphate pyrophosphokinase: protein MSDKNSFLVFSGTNSRYLAEKICASLGCPLGNLVVTKFSDGEFGVSFEESIRGRDVFLVQSTFPNSDNLMELLLMIDAAKRASARNIIAVVPYFGWARQDRKDKPRVSIGAKLVADLLSVAGIDRLITMDLHADQIQGFFDVPVDHLYASGVILPYLQSLRLKDMVIASPDVGGSKRANTYAKYFGCPLVLCNKTRARANVVASMQIIGDVKDKNVVIIDDMVDTAGTITKAADIMKQAGAKTVRACASHCVMSGPASERVQDSALEEIVFTDSIPYTKRCAKVKQISIADMFAETIRRVEDNESISSQYLV, encoded by the coding sequence ATGAGTGACAAAAACTCTTTTTTGGTATTCTCTGGTACTAACTCGAGATACCTTGCAGAAAAAATCTGCGCTAGTTTAGGTTGCCCACTGGGTAATTTGGTTGTAACCAAGTTCTCTGATGGTGAATTTGGCGTATCTTTCGAGGAGTCTATCCGCGGACGCGATGTTTTCCTCGTACAGAGCACATTCCCTAATTCAGACAACTTGATGGAGTTGCTCCTGATGATTGACGCAGCAAAGCGTGCTTCTGCCCGCAATATTATTGCTGTTGTTCCTTACTTCGGATGGGCCCGTCAGGATCGCAAGGACAAGCCACGTGTCAGCATCGGCGCTAAACTGGTAGCCGACTTGCTCAGCGTTGCCGGTATCGACCGTCTCATCACCATGGATCTCCATGCCGACCAGATTCAGGGCTTCTTTGATGTTCCTGTAGATCACCTCTATGCATCTGGCGTTATTTTGCCATACCTGCAGAGCTTACGCCTCAAGGATATGGTCATTGCTTCTCCAGACGTTGGTGGTTCTAAGCGTGCCAACACTTATGCTAAGTACTTTGGCTGCCCTCTCGTGCTCTGCAACAAGACCCGTGCTCGCGCCAATGTAGTAGCAAGCATGCAGATTATCGGTGATGTAAAAGACAAGAATGTTGTCATCATTGATGATATGGTCGATACAGCCGGTACTATCACGAAGGCTGCCGACATCATGAAGCAGGCTGGTGCAAAGACTGTTCGTGCATGTGCATCTCACTGCGTGATGAGTGGTCCTGCATCTGAGCGTGTCCAGGATTCAGCTCTTGAGGAGATAGTATTCACTGATTCCATCCCTTACACCAAGCGTTGCGCAAAGGTTAAGCAGATTTCTATTGCAGATATGTTTGCAGAAACCATTCGCCGTGTTGAGGATAACGAGAGTATCTCTTCCCAGTATCTGGTATAA
- a CDS encoding amino acid ABC transporter ATP-binding protein, which yields MNEIIKIEGLRKRFGDNEVLKGITTSVRKGEVVAIIGPSGCGKSTFLRSINLLEEPTEGKIFIDDMDITSSDVDINRMRQRVGMVFQQFNLFPNMTIRRNIMLAPVELGKMTKEEADEKATELLTRIGLLDKADSYPDSLSGGQKQRVAIARALAMNPEVILFDEPTSALDPEMVGEVLQLMKDVAAEGMTMVVVTHEMGFAREVANRVLFFSDGYITEDGSPEQIFNHPKSPRLQEFLGKVL from the coding sequence ATGAACGAAATAATCAAGATAGAAGGACTTCGTAAACGCTTCGGCGACAACGAGGTGCTGAAAGGCATTACAACCTCGGTGAGGAAAGGTGAGGTGGTTGCCATCATCGGTCCGTCGGGTTGTGGCAAGAGTACCTTCCTGCGTTCCATCAACCTTCTGGAAGAACCTACCGAGGGTAAAATCTTTATTGATGATATGGATATCACATCAAGCGATGTTGATATCAACCGAATGCGCCAGAGGGTGGGTATGGTATTCCAGCAGTTCAATCTCTTCCCTAATATGACCATACGCCGCAACATCATGCTGGCTCCGGTAGAATTGGGTAAGATGACAAAGGAAGAAGCTGATGAGAAAGCAACGGAACTCCTGACCCGTATCGGATTGCTGGATAAGGCCGACAGTTATCCCGACAGTCTGTCGGGCGGACAGAAACAGCGCGTAGCTATCGCCCGTGCCTTAGCGATGAATCCAGAGGTAATCCTCTTTGATGAGCCGACTTCGGCTCTCGATCCGGAAATGGTGGGAGAGGTGCTGCAGCTGATGAAAGATGTTGCTGCCGAAGGAATGACGATGGTGGTGGTGACCCACGAGATGGGATTTGCAAGAGAAGTGGCCAACCGTGTTCTCTTCTTCAGTGACGGCTATATCACGGAAGACGGAAGTCCTGAGCAAATATTCAACCATCCGAAATCGCCAAGACTACAGGAGTTTCTGGGAAAAGTTTTGTAA
- a CDS encoding SulP family inorganic anion transporter, translating into MKALAIKSSLFSCLKTYNKKTFMSDLMAGIIVGIVALPLAIAFGIASGVTPEKGIITAIVAGLIISIFGGSKVQIGGPTGAFIVIIYGIIQKYGMEGLTIATLMAGLFLVLFGLLRLGTIIKYIPYPIVVGFTSGIAVTIFTTQIKDLFGLTLTSNPSDFLEKWGVYFQSFDTIDPWCALIGVVSVVVIAITPKFSKKIPGSLIAIILMTVVALLLKQFAGVESIETIGDRFSISNELPAAQVPVMNWETIKSLVSPAITIAILGAIESLLSATVADGVISDHHDSNTELVAQGLANIASPLFGGIPATGAIARTMTNINNGGKTPIAGIIHAIVLLLIFLFLMPLAQYIPMACLAGVLVVVSYGMSGWRSFLALMKNPKSDVTVLLITFFLTIIFDLTVAIEVGLIIACLLFMKRMSETTDVTAITDDEIDLNKEFDFLSTNLEHYTIPKGVEVYEINGPFFFGAGNKFEEVMAAFGDRPLVRVIRMRKVPFVDSTGIHNLTNLCEMSQKEDIQVVLSGVCEKVNAQLEKAGFYNILGKDNITDHISKALKRAEEIIEKKTVNS; encoded by the coding sequence ATGAAGGCATTAGCAATTAAGTCGAGTTTGTTTTCCTGTTTAAAGACATACAACAAGAAAACATTCATGTCTGACCTCATGGCAGGTATCATCGTTGGTATCGTAGCCCTGCCTCTGGCCATCGCATTCGGTATCGCTTCTGGCGTGACCCCTGAAAAGGGTATCATCACCGCCATTGTAGCAGGTCTCATCATCTCCATCTTCGGTGGAAGCAAAGTGCAGATTGGTGGTCCTACGGGAGCATTCATCGTTATCATCTATGGCATTATCCAGAAATATGGCATGGAAGGTTTGACGATTGCGACACTGATGGCAGGTCTGTTCCTGGTTCTCTTCGGACTTCTCCGTCTTGGAACCATCATCAAGTACATCCCTTACCCTATCGTTGTGGGATTTACCAGTGGTATCGCCGTAACCATCTTCACGACCCAGATCAAGGATCTCTTTGGATTGACGTTGACTTCAAATCCTTCTGATTTTCTGGAGAAATGGGGTGTCTACTTCCAAAGCTTTGACACCATAGATCCTTGGTGTGCCCTTATCGGAGTAGTAAGCGTAGTGGTTATCGCCATCACCCCTAAGTTCAGCAAGAAGATTCCGGGCTCTCTTATTGCCATCATCCTGATGACCGTTGTAGCCTTACTGCTCAAGCAGTTTGCCGGTGTAGAGAGTATCGAGACCATCGGCGACCGCTTCTCTATCAGCAACGAACTGCCTGCAGCTCAGGTACCAGTCATGAATTGGGAGACCATCAAGAGTCTTGTATCACCAGCTATTACCATCGCCATTCTGGGAGCCATTGAGAGTTTGCTTTCAGCAACTGTTGCCGATGGTGTAATCAGCGATCATCACGACAGTAACACCGAGTTGGTAGCTCAGGGTTTAGCCAATATCGCCTCTCCCCTCTTTGGCGGTATTCCTGCAACAGGTGCCATTGCCCGCACAATGACCAATATCAATAATGGCGGTAAGACTCCTATTGCAGGCATCATCCACGCCATAGTTCTGCTGCTCATCTTCCTCTTTCTGATGCCTCTTGCCCAGTACATTCCTATGGCTTGTCTTGCCGGTGTATTGGTAGTTGTATCTTACGGAATGAGCGGATGGAGAAGTTTCCTGGCATTGATGAAGAATCCGAAGAGCGATGTAACCGTACTTCTGATTACCTTCTTCCTCACCATCATCTTCGATTTGACAGTAGCCATTGAGGTGGGTCTGATTATCGCCTGTCTGCTCTTCATGAAGCGAATGAGCGAAACCACCGACGTGACAGCTATTACCGATGATGAGATTGACTTGAACAAGGAGTTTGACTTCCTCTCAACCAACCTGGAGCACTATACGATTCCGAAGGGCGTAGAGGTATACGAAATCAATGGTCCTTTCTTCTTCGGAGCCGGTAACAAGTTTGAGGAAGTGATGGCAGCTTTCGGTGACCGTCCACTGGTACGCGTCATCCGTATGCGCAAGGTTCCATTTGTTGATTCAACCGGTATCCACAACCTCACCAACCTCTGCGAGATGAGTCAGAAGGAGGACATTCAGGTTGTACTCTCCGGTGTTTGCGAGAAGGTAAACGCCCAGTTGGAAAAGGCTGGTTTCTACAATATTCTTGGCAAGGATAATATCACAGATCACATCAGCAAGGCTCTGAAACGTGCTGAAGAGATTATTGAGAAGAAAACTGTTAATAGTTAA